A section of the Vidua macroura isolate BioBank_ID:100142 chromosome 23, ASM2450914v1, whole genome shotgun sequence genome encodes:
- the MXRA8 gene encoding matrix remodeling-associated protein 8 isoform X1, whose product MEQLVKLLLWQILLQQSSVGSYSVPADASNPTSVVVSVLNISAVLGSQAVLPCKSHRMVWTQDRLNDRQRVVHWDLLSSYYGDSRMERLCDMYSAGDQRVYSSYNQGRILMPENAFADGNFSLVIKGVAESDAGTYSCNLHHHYCHLYETVKIQLVIAKRAGEEASEYWDGEKPVLVAPEGSTVTLPCVNRQHIWTERHSEEEQQVVHWDRQPPGVPQDRADRLVDLYASGERRSYGPLFLRQKMNVTRGAFALGDFSLRISHLESADEGTYSCHLHHHYCGLHERRIYHVAVTEPERERKVVNLTTHSVVPAADPNVVRGHNVINVIIPESRMHFFQQLGYILATLLLFLVLLIIVVLVTRRRRQRGYEYNVKKYGEKDVNLKEFTVDTTDLTPHKSEDIRLDYKNNILKEKAEQARSFPAKNIDLDKDFRKEYCK is encoded by the exons ATGGAGCAACTTGTAAAACTCCTCCTGTGGCAGATTTTGCTTCAGCAAA GTTCTGTGGGCTCATATTCAG TCCCAGCTGATGCCTCCAACCCCACCAGCGTGGTGGTGTCTGTGCTGAACATCAGTGCTGTCCTGGGCTCCCAGGCCGTGCTGCCCTGCAAGAGCCACCGCATGGTGTGGACCCAGGACCGCCTCAACGACCGGCAGCGCGTGGTGCACTGGGACCTGCTCAGCTCCTACTatggggacagcaggatggAGAGGCTCTGTGACATGTACTCAGCTGGGGACCAACGTGTCTACAGCTCCTACAACCAGGGCAGGATCCTCATGCCCGAGAATGCCTTTGCAGATGGGAATTTCTCGCTGGTGATCAAAG GTGTCGCAGAGAGTGATGCGGGCACATACTCCTGTAATCTTCACCATCACTACTGCCACTTGTATGAAACTGTGAAAATCCAGCTGGTCATCGCCAAGAGAG CAGGCGAGGAGGCCAGCGAGTACTGGGACGGCGAGAAGCCGGTGCTGGTGGCCCCGGAGGGCAGCACGGTGACGCTGCCGTGCGTCAACCGCCAGCACATCTGGACGGAGCGGCACAgcgaggaggagcagcaggtggTGCACTGGGACCGGCAGCCCCCGGGGGTGCCCCAGGACCGCGCTGACCGCCTGGTGGACCTGTACGCGTCCGGCGAGCGCCGCTCCTACGGGCCCCTGTTCCTGCGGCAGAAGATGAACGTCACCCGCGGCGCCTTCGCCCTCGGCGACTTCTCGCTGCGCATCTCCCACCTGGAGAGCGCCGACGAGGGCACCTACTCGTGCCACCTGCACCACCACTACTGCGGCCTGCACGAGCGCCGCATCTACCACGTGGCCGTGACGGAGCcggagagggagaggaaggtggTGAACCTCACCACGCACAGCGtggtccctgctgcag ATCCAAACGTGGTCAGGGGCCACAATGTCATCAATGTCATCATCCCTGAGAGCAGGATGCActtcttccagcagctgggctACATCCTGGCcactctgctgctcttcctcgTCCTCCTCATCATCGTGGTGCTCGTCACCCGCAGGCGCCGGCAGAGAG GTTATGAATACAACGTGAAGAAATATGGAGA GAAGGATGTGAATCTTAAAGAATTTACAGTGGACACGACAGATCTGACCCCACACAAAAGTGAAGACATCAGGCTGG ATTACAAAAACAACATCCTGAAGGAGAAAGCTGAGCAAGCCAGAAGCTTCCCAGCAAAGAACATTGATTTAGACAAAG
- the MXRA8 gene encoding matrix remodeling-associated protein 8 isoform X2: protein MEQLVKLLLWQILLQQSSVGSYSVPADASNPTSVVVSVLNISAVLGSQAVLPCKSHRMVWTQDRLNDRQRVVHWDLLSSYYGDSRMERLCDMYSAGDQRVYSSYNQGRILMPENAFADGNFSLVIKGVAESDAGTYSCNLHHHYCHLYETVKIQLVIAKRGEEASEYWDGEKPVLVAPEGSTVTLPCVNRQHIWTERHSEEEQQVVHWDRQPPGVPQDRADRLVDLYASGERRSYGPLFLRQKMNVTRGAFALGDFSLRISHLESADEGTYSCHLHHHYCGLHERRIYHVAVTEPERERKVVNLTTHSVVPAADPNVVRGHNVINVIIPESRMHFFQQLGYILATLLLFLVLLIIVVLVTRRRRQRGYEYNVKKYGEKDVNLKEFTVDTTDLTPHKSEDIRLDYKNNILKEKAEQARSFPAKNIDLDKDFRKEYCK, encoded by the exons ATGGAGCAACTTGTAAAACTCCTCCTGTGGCAGATTTTGCTTCAGCAAA GTTCTGTGGGCTCATATTCAG TCCCAGCTGATGCCTCCAACCCCACCAGCGTGGTGGTGTCTGTGCTGAACATCAGTGCTGTCCTGGGCTCCCAGGCCGTGCTGCCCTGCAAGAGCCACCGCATGGTGTGGACCCAGGACCGCCTCAACGACCGGCAGCGCGTGGTGCACTGGGACCTGCTCAGCTCCTACTatggggacagcaggatggAGAGGCTCTGTGACATGTACTCAGCTGGGGACCAACGTGTCTACAGCTCCTACAACCAGGGCAGGATCCTCATGCCCGAGAATGCCTTTGCAGATGGGAATTTCTCGCTGGTGATCAAAG GTGTCGCAGAGAGTGATGCGGGCACATACTCCTGTAATCTTCACCATCACTACTGCCACTTGTATGAAACTGTGAAAATCCAGCTGGTCATCGCCAAGAGAG GCGAGGAGGCCAGCGAGTACTGGGACGGCGAGAAGCCGGTGCTGGTGGCCCCGGAGGGCAGCACGGTGACGCTGCCGTGCGTCAACCGCCAGCACATCTGGACGGAGCGGCACAgcgaggaggagcagcaggtggTGCACTGGGACCGGCAGCCCCCGGGGGTGCCCCAGGACCGCGCTGACCGCCTGGTGGACCTGTACGCGTCCGGCGAGCGCCGCTCCTACGGGCCCCTGTTCCTGCGGCAGAAGATGAACGTCACCCGCGGCGCCTTCGCCCTCGGCGACTTCTCGCTGCGCATCTCCCACCTGGAGAGCGCCGACGAGGGCACCTACTCGTGCCACCTGCACCACCACTACTGCGGCCTGCACGAGCGCCGCATCTACCACGTGGCCGTGACGGAGCcggagagggagaggaaggtggTGAACCTCACCACGCACAGCGtggtccctgctgcag ATCCAAACGTGGTCAGGGGCCACAATGTCATCAATGTCATCATCCCTGAGAGCAGGATGCActtcttccagcagctgggctACATCCTGGCcactctgctgctcttcctcgTCCTCCTCATCATCGTGGTGCTCGTCACCCGCAGGCGCCGGCAGAGAG GTTATGAATACAACGTGAAGAAATATGGAGA GAAGGATGTGAATCTTAAAGAATTTACAGTGGACACGACAGATCTGACCCCACACAAAAGTGAAGACATCAGGCTGG ATTACAAAAACAACATCCTGAAGGAGAAAGCTGAGCAAGCCAGAAGCTTCCCAGCAAAGAACATTGATTTAGACAAAG
- the AURKAIP1 gene encoding aurora kinase A-interacting protein: MLISRLSSQLLKASRIAGHLLPRSVSSFLCCRSPCARYSTQPPNTSGAQPQQWHTLDPELEEILIPRKLSISPLESWLTVRYSLPKAEGAQEEASHESPQPSECPPAAGTGDAEEGEGALGDKVQCRNVLKIRRRKMNRHKYKKLLKRRKFIRRRIKEGRKRKRQIKFEKDLERIWKKAGLKSAPAGWQTPKIYLRSSKR, encoded by the exons atgttaaTATCAAGGCTGAGTTCCCAGTTACTGAAGGCTTCGAGAATTGCAG GCCACCTCTTGCCCAGGTCAGTGTcgtccttcctctgctgccgCTCTCCGTGCGCACGCTACAGCACCCAGCCCCCCAACACCAGCggggcccagccccagcagtggcaCACGCTGGaccctgagctggaggagatcCTCATTCCCAGGAAACTCTCCATCAGCCCCTTGGAGAGCTGGCTGACAGTGAGGTACTCCCTCCCCAAAGCTGAGGGGGCTCAGGAAGAAGCCAGCCATGAAAGCCCGCAGCCCTCTGAGTGTCcccctgctgctgggacaggggatgcggaggaaggagagggagctCTGGGTGACAAAGTGCAGTGCAGGAACGTGCTGAAGATCCGCAGGAGGAAGATGAACAGGCACAAGTACAAGAAGCTGCTCAAGAGGAGGAAGTTCATCCGCAGGAGGATAAAGGAGGGGCGCAAGAGGAAGCGTCAG ATAAAATTTGAGAAAGATTTGGAGCGCATCTGGAAAAAAGCTGGCTTGAAAAGTGCTCCTGCAGGGTGGCAAACCCCCAAGATCTACCTGAGGAGTTCCAAgcgataa